A region of Huiozyma naganishii CBS 8797 chromosome 12, complete genome DNA encodes the following proteins:
- the EST3 gene encoding telomerase subunit EST3 (similar to Saccharomyces cerevisiae EST3 (YIL009C-A); ancestral locus Anc_7.128) — MPAVKLSQTGHKFQEWIFTHPWIKNLVKLPTEEISLMRPVRQIIPKLTTNDLKNPTRSKRVLKNKTHFAKVMKFYSVHNYKVFACIRDSECQLLVEFHPECVSYFERFHHCRITSGTVNCLFVIGNCDLEYRSVARVNDEFRINILPRKQKLMDQIPVLVINQATVADWGQMEAQTTFPFVHQEV; from the exons ATGCCTGCTGTTAAGTTATCGCAGACAGGCCACAAATTCCAGGAATGGATATTCACTCACCCATGGATCAAAAATTTAGTCAAATTGCCCACCGAGGAGATCTCTCTCATGAGACCGGTTCGCCAGATCATTCCAAAATTAACGACAAACGATCTTAAGAATCCTACGCGGAGCAAAAGAGTGCTCAAGAACAAGACACACTTTGCCAAAGTAATGAAATTCTACAGTGTCCACAACTATAAGGTGTTTGCTTGCATTCGTGACAGCGAATGCCAGTTGCTT GTTGAGTTTCACCCTGAATGTGTTTCTTATTTTGAACGATTCCACCATTGCAGGATAACCTCGGGTACGGTAAATTGTCTCTTTGTTATAGGAAACTGTGATTTGGAATACAGATCGGTTGCCCGTGTTAACGATGAGTTTCGTATCAATATACTGCCCAGAAAACAAAAGTTGATGGATCAAATACCTGTTTTGGTTATTAATCAAGCCACAGTTGCGGATTGGGGTCAAATGGAGGCACAGACAACGTTTCCTTTTGTTCATCAGGAGGTATAA
- the PRP22 gene encoding DEAH-box ATP-dependent RNA helicase PRP22 (similar to Saccharomyces cerevisiae PRP22 (YER013W); ancestral locus Anc_7.163): MAKVDDKISDIIGTDDKLILDFVKNIKAKAKQFTDFQDELLKMEVGLNVDRIRELYCLLCILENKREEPTSIISILKRELKLSSDSDLEIIQGFVSDVLKKCRTWGEFKNKMNTFESGLGEEALMSIFETHQSLQVKQSSINDNQSRVDVKKEQDEQESSCLTLPDKAVNWGSLSDINDLRIKVEKPPPRKTLDYSPQLNKVYPGKVKRIMPFGCFVEIEGVSGPRCDGLVHISEIVGDRKIKDPSEVVAQGQNVFVQVIKQLPNGKISLSMQSVDQISGEIIIDRSHSELAAADRGRSANKPADHTYKIKKRKLTSPERWEIRQLIASGAASIEDYPELTEENAQNKDTNSAGRDDTANNDNEEDDEERYVDVELNTEDKPHFLKKEPNISTRKIEMPALVKIPRGTLNRAATAGSETMKSHREEKSQKKRDIEQQIRKRKTMDDPTKDRHKVKQEIETLKKQLVLTEWEKKKISEHITFGKRTSLPLSEQRSTLPVYKMRQTLVDSVRDNQFLVIVGETGSGKTTQITQYLNEEGFSAKGIIGCTQPRRVAAISVSKRVAEEVGCRVGDDVGYTIRFEDKTSSRTKIKYMTDGMLQREALLDPLMKKYSVIMLDEAHERTVATDILFALLKQAAAKRPDLKVIVTSATLDSAKFSEYFLNCPIINIPGKTFPVEVFYAQSPQMDYIEATLDCVMDIHTNGDPGDILVFLTGQEEIDSCCEILYEKVKNLQDASGELIILPVYSALPSEIQSKIFEPTPEGSRKVVFATNIAETSITIDGISYVVDPGFSKINTYNPRAGMEQLVVSPISQAQANQRKGRAGRVGPGKCYRLYTESAFYNELLPNTVPEIQRQNLSHTILMLKAMGINDLLNFDFMDPPPKNLMLHALTELYNLEALDTDGILTKLGQRMSQFPMDPTLSRSLLSSVKNNCSDEIITIIAMLSVQNVFYRPRDKQQEADGKKARFHHPYGDHLTLLNVYTRWEQSSFSDQFCDLNFLHFRHLRRARDVKKQISNIFLQNRLPLVKCYGDPDVIRRTLVAGFFMNAAKRDSQVGYKTILGGTTVGVHPSSALSGKEHDYVIYHSLVLTSREYMSQVTCINAEWLIECAPHFYKSGAAESHSRKRAKIVPLHDKFSKNQNSWRLSSKRQSREKALGIKR; this comes from the coding sequence ATGGCTAAAGTTGATGATAAGATAAGCGATATCATTGGCACTGATGATAAGTTGATACTTGATTTTGTAAAGAACATCAAGGCAAAAGCGAAGCAATTTACAGATTTTCAAGATGAGCTATTGAAAATGGAGGTAGGACTCAATGTTGACAGGATAAGGGAACTGTACTGTCTCCTTTGTATTTTAGAAAACAAGCGGGAGGAACCCACTAGCATAATAAGCATCCTTAAAAGAGAGCTGAAACTCAGTAGCGATTCAGATTTGGAAATTATACAAGGGTTTGTATCCGACGTGCTAAAGAAATGTCGAACATGGGGCGAGtttaaaaacaaaatgaacACTTTCGAAAGTGGACTTGGTGAGGAGGCACTTATGTCTATTTTTGAAACTCATCAAAGTTTGCAAGTAAAACAGAGTTCTATAAATGATAACCAAAGCCGAGTGGACgtgaaaaaagaacaggATGAACAGGAGTCTAGCTGTTTAACACTACCTGACAAAGCTGTCAATTGGGGCAGTCTTTCTGACATAAACGATTTAAGAATAAAGGTGGAAAAACCACCACCAAGAAAAACACTAGACTACAGTCCCCAATTGAATAAAGTGTATCCTGGTAAGGTCAAAAGAATAATGCCATTTGGATGTTTTGTAGAGATAGAGGGAGTGAGTGGACCAAGATGTGATGGGTTAGTGCATATTTCAGAAATTGTTGGTGACAGGAAGATTAAGGATCCTTCCGAAGTTGTGGCTCAGGgtcaaaatgtttttgttcaagttATCAAACAGCTCCCAAACGGCAAGATTTCGTTGAGTATGCAATCGGTAGATCAGATATCAGGGGAAATAATCATTGATAGATCACACTCTGAGCTTGCAGCTGCAGATAGAGGAAGATCAGCGAATAAACCAGCTGACCATACATACAAGataaagaagaggaaacttACTTCACCCGAACGATGGGAGATAAGACAGTTGATTGCAAGTGGTGCGGCATCGATTGAAGACTACCCAGAATTAACTGAGGAAAACGCACAAAATAAGGACACCAATTCTGCTGGAAGAGATGACACTGCCAATAACGATaatgaagaagacgacgaagaGAGGTACGTAGATGTTGAGTTGAACACAGAGGACAAACCGCActttttaaaaaaagaaccCAATATATCCACAAGGAAAATTGAAATGCCTGCTTTAGTCAAGATTCCAAGAGGTACCCTGAATAGAGCCGCTACAGCTGGCTCCGAGACAATGAAGAGTCACAGGGAGGAAAAATCCCAAAAGAAGCGTGATATAGAACAGCAGATCCGCAAAAGAAAGACCATGGACGACCCAACGAAGGATCGTCATAAGGTAAagcaagaaattgagactttgaagaaacaactaGTCCTTACGGAAtgggagaagaagaaaatcaGCGAACATATAACCTTCGGGAAAAGAACCTCTTTGCCGCTTAGCGAACAGCGGTCTACCTTACCCGTGTACAAAATGAGGCAAACTTTGGTTGACTCTGTACGGGACAATCAATTCTTAGTCATTGTTGGTGAGACTGGTTCTGGTAAGACGACACAAATCACGCAGTACTTGAACGAGGAAGGGTTTAGTGCGAAGGGGATTATTGGGTGTACCCAACCACGTAGAGTGGCCGCTATATCTGTTTCGAAGAGAGTTGCAGAGGAGGTTGGATGTCGAGTCGGAGACGATGTTGGCTACACCATCCGGTTTGAGGACAAAACATCATCGAGGACCAAAATCAAGTACATGACGGATGGTATGTTGCAAAGAGAAGCACTTCTGGACCCATTGATGAAAAAGTACTCGGTGATCATGCTGGATGAGGCTCATGAAAGGACAGTGGCAACCGATATTCTGTTTGCCTTATTGAAGCAAGCTGCCGCAAAGAGACCTGATCTAAAGGTTATAGTGACATCAGCCACCTTGGACTCGGCCAAGTTTTCCGAgtatttcttgaactgtCCGATCATCAATATACCTGGTAAAACCTTCCCCGTGGAGGTTTTTTATGCACAATCCCCTCAGATGGACTACATTGAGGCAACTCTTGACTGTGTCATGGACATTCATACCAACGGCGACCCAGGTGACATCCTTGTCTTTTTAACTGGtcaagaagagatcgaTTCTTGCTGCGAGATTCTCTACGAGAAGGTCAAGAACCTGCAAGATGCTTCCGGTGAATTGATAATACTCCCCGTGTACTCCGCCTTACCAAGTGAAATCCAGTCGAAGATCTTTGAACCCACGCCGGAGGGGAGTCGCAAAGTTGTGTTTGCTACTAACATCGCCGAAACATCCATCACGATCGACGGGATCTCCTACGTGGTGGACCCCGGGTTTTCCAAGATCAACACGTATAATCCACGTGCAGGGATGGAGCAATTGGTGGTATCGCCCATCTCGCAGGCGCAAGCGAACCAGAGGAAAGGTAGGGCCGGCAGAGTCGGTCCCGGTAAGTGCTACAGGCTGTATACAGAATCCGCATTCTACAATGAACTGCTACCAAACACGGTCCCTGAGATCCAAAGGCAGAACTTATCGCATACCATTTTGATGCTAAAGGCGATGGGCATCAATGATCTTTTAAATTTCGACTTCATGGATCCACCGCCTAAAAACCTGATGCTGCATGCTCTGACGGAGCTGTACAACCTGGAGGCCCTCGACACGGACGGGATCCTCACCAAGCTCGGGCAGCGCATGTCGCAATTCCCAATGGATCCGACTCTATCCCGCTCGCTGTTATCGTCCGTAAAAAATAATTGCTCGGACGAAATTATCACGATAATTGCGATGCTCTCAGTACAAAACGTGTTCTACCGACCTCGAgacaaacaacaagagGCGGACGGCAAGAAGGCTCGCTTCCACCACCCGTACGGCGACCACTTAACATTGCTGAATGTGTACACGAGATGGGAACAGTCCAGTTTCTCTGATCAATTCTGCGATCTGAACTTCCTCCACTTCCGTCATTTGCGGCGTGCGAGAGACGTTAAGAAACAGATTAGCAACATTTTTCTGCAGAACAGGTTGCCCCTGGTGAAATGCTACGGGGACCCAGACGTGATACGGAGGACGCTGGTGGCCGGGTTCTTCATGAATGCCGCCAAGCGGGACTCGCAAGTCGGGTACAAGACGATCCTGGGCGGCACGACCGTCGGTGTCCACCCGTCCAGCGCGCTGTCCGGCAAGGAGCACGACTACGTGATATACCATAGTCTGGTCCTTACGAGCCGCGAGTATATGTCGCAGGTCACCTGCATCAACGCGGAGTGGTTGATCGAGTGTGCCCCACACTTTTACAAGAGTGGTGCCGCGGAAAGCCACTCGCGCAAGAGGGCTAAGATTGTGCCCCTGCACGACAAATTCTCCAAGAACCAGAACTCGTGGCGGTTGAGCTCCAAGAGACAGTCCCGTGAGAAAGCCCTCGGCATCAAAAGGTGA
- the HEM14 gene encoding oxygen-dependent protoporphyrinogen oxidase (similar to Saccharomyces cerevisiae HEM14 (YER014W); ancestral locus Anc_7.164), with protein sequence MLKQLTKLPLNSRVGVVGAGMSGLMFTYTLGKLRPDVNITLFERNKGKVGGWVNSWDTVDQNGDPIMFERGPRTLRGVSDGSVLMIDTLKELGKTNKLKCIEKTADANKKFIADPNDNLVQAPNSFLSFLKFSASPLGKGLFSAILLEWARKPCEDLFKDESAESLVRRRYGNDFIGNNILSAIFRGIYADDLSTLSAKKVLSKLYNDERLYGSTCKALLVKWKNRRLSGSNYDCPVPRLTDTILKYKDAFRKDENELYLLSRHLKKYPMLCFDGGLSTFPNAVKDAVDKMKNVTVIRDNVSNAHYKDGKLSVEVEGHKPQELDHLRFSVAPDSIEAVLGGSNKALSKKFKELEYLTIALVNYYLPNKDIIEKKYHSFGYLIPKSNKNPGKVLGVIFDSIIEKNAKPLFEPSQGGQSGNLARGKEYTKMTAMVGGYMFNDPKTRKPVVPPESATIANVRDAFKKHLHISEKDLDAGLWQYTLAENSLPRYSVGYCDWSAAAQSMVTKDYDGKVSLGGIGFAKSCGIPDVVTDGFIDALSLSQ encoded by the coding sequence ATGCTCAAACAACTGACGAAATTGCCTCTGAACTCCCGAGTAGGAGTGGTAGGTGCCGGTATGTCAGGGCTTATGTTCACGTACACGCTCGGGAAATTGAGACCCGATGTAAATATTACGCTGTTTGAAAGGAACAAGGGGAAAGTTGGCGGATGGGTGAACTCGTGGGACACCGTGGACCAGAATGGAGATCCCATAATGTTCGAGAGAGGGCCCAGAACGCTGAGGGGTGTCTCGGACGGTTCAGTCCTCATGATAGACACGCTGAAGGAACTTGGGAAGACGAATAAGTTGAAGTGCATAGAGAAGACAGCCGATGcgaacaagaagttcatcgCAGACCCTAACGATAACCTAGTGCAGGCACCAAACTCGTTTCTgtcgttcttgaagttttcgGCCAGTCCACTGGGGAAGGGTCTGTTTAGTGCCATCCTGCTGGAATGGGCGAGGAAACCGTGCGAGGACCTGTTCAAGGACGAGTCCGCAGAGTCGCTTGTCAGGAGACGTTACGGGAATGACTTCATCGGCAACAACATTTTGAGTGCGATCTTCCGCGGGATATACGCGGACGACCTGTCCACTTTGAGCGCAAAGAAAGTGCTCTCCAAACTATACAACGACGAAAGGCTGTACGGATCGACGTGCAAGGCACTGTTAGTAAAATGGAAGAACAGGAGATTGTCAGGGTCCAATTACGACTGCCCTGTGCCAAGACTGACAGATACGATCCTAAAGTACAAGGACGCATTCAGGAAGGACGAGAACGAACTGTACCTTTTGTCAAGgcatttgaagaagtacccAATGTTGTGTTTCGACGGTGGTCTGAGTACTTTCCCCAACGCGGTAAAGGATGCCGTTGACAAGATGAAGAACGTCACTGTGATTAGGGACAACGTCTCCAACGCGCACTACAAAGACGGTAAACTGTCTGTGGAGGTTGAGGGACATAAACCCCAGGAGCTGGACCACCTGCGGTTTTCAGTCGCACCAGACAGCATCGAAGCCGTACTTGGTGGGTCGAATAAAGCTTTAagcaagaaattcaaagagttggAGTACTTGACCATCGCATTGGTCAACTACTACCTGCCCAACAAGGACATCATCGAGAAGAAGTACCACAGTTTCGGCTACCTGATCCCCAAATCGAACAAAAACCCGGGCAAAGTCCTCGGTGTCATCTTTGATTCGATCATCGAAAAGAACGCCAAGCCGCTGTTTGAACCATCCCAAGGGGGTCAGTCCGGCAACCTAGCAAGGGGGAAGGAGTACACGAAAATGACCGCCATGGTCGGCGGTTACATGTTCAACGACCCAAAGACAAGGAAACCCGTAGTTCCACCGGAATCGGCGACGATCGCAAACGTGAGAGACGCATTCAAGAAACATTTGCACATCTCAGAGAAGGACCTGGATGCGGGTCTGTGGCAGTACACGCTCGCGGAAAACAGTCTTCCACGGTACAGCGTTGGCTACTGTGACTGGTCTGCCGCTGCACAGTCCATGGTCACCAAGGACTACGATGGGAAAGTGTCCCTCGGTGGGATCGGCTTTGCAAAGAGCTGCGGTATCCCAGATGTGGTCACCGATGGCTTCATCGACGCCCTCAGCCTGTCTCAATAG
- the FAA2 gene encoding medium-chain fatty acid-CoA ligase FAA2 (similar to Saccharomyces cerevisiae FAA2 (YER015W); ancestral locus Anc_7.166), with translation MAITESYAISDLIRDSPRFAGLRGKLLEFEPGSDEYLYALFDELPLNSYPTYKTFLKQQAVEVDNFDKSDHLSPVFRSSLSPKQLVTCVDSTLQSGFDHFMLSVKRWPSNDFLGVRPYDAVTDTWADHFEFQSYQEVARRSRAFGSGILSVVNTKRRQTLTNNDFIVAVLSHNTPQWVITDLACQSFSLPNTSLYETLGPQTSEYIMNLTESPVLVYSKNNLYNVLNFLPKLEFVNTLICMDYMDDSQVRYLNESLLNIKVNARGEQITFYSMEQVEKIGVMTNISLIPPRADSLYTISFTSGTTGLPKGVEITHQILTSGVAFGLSTFKIPSNKKDKQLYDLCFLPLAHIFQRMIVAYDISRGVGLGFLNKPDPTLLVENLKLLKPDSLALVPRILTRFEAGIKNNLSQSTLRNGVANNIIDAKAARFSTKGGTDHSIMNYLVYHRVLIQKIREGLGLSNTTYLVTGSAPISKETLLFLRSSLDTGVRQGYGLTESFAGICLSEPFERDAGSCGAIGITAECRLRDVPELNYYAKRDLKGELLLRGPQIFSKYYKNEEETAKAVDEHNWFATGDVGFIDPKGRLHIIDRVKNFFKLAHGEYIAPEKIENLYLSVCPYITQIFVYGDTLQNYLVGVLSIDVDSVRDFLGNSNPQIKSWEVETLVNKLNKDVTLRKSLLNSVNSCMEGLQGFEKLHNIYIGVDLLSVENGTVTPTLKIKRVQATAHFKRELERMYEEGSIIKTSKL, from the coding sequence ATGGCTATTACAGAAAGCTACGCGATCAGTGATCTGATCAGAGACAGCCCCCGGTTTGCCGGGCTGAGGGGTAAATTGTTGGAGTTTGAACCGGGGAGCGATGAGTACCTCTACGCACTGTTTGATGAGTTGCCCTTGAACAGTTACCCCACGTACAAGACGTTTCTGAAACAGCAGGCTGTGGAAGTTGACAACTTTGACAAGAGTGACCATTTGAGTCCAGTGTTTCGAAGCTCACTGTCCCCCAAACAGCTGGTGACATGTGTGGACAGCACTCTGCAGAGTGGGTTTGACCATTTTATGCTCTCAGTGAAGAGGTGGCCCTCGAATGACTTTCTTGGGGTGAGACCCTACGATGCGGTCACTGACACTTGGGCGGACCACTTCGAATTTCAAAGTTACCAGGAAGTTGCGCGGCGATCAAGAGCGTTTGGGTCCGGTATATTATCAGTGGTCAATACGAAACGGCGGCAGACACTGACCAATAACGATTTTATTGTCGCTGTTCTGTCGCACAATACACCACAGTGGGTCATTACCGATCTGGCCTGCCAGTCTTTTTCCCTGCCCAACACGTCCCTGTACGAGACTCTGGGACCGCAGACCTCAGAGTATATTATGAACTTAACGGAGAGCCCCGTGTTGGTATACTCGAAGAATAACTTGTACAATGtgttgaattttttacCGAAGTTAGAGTTTGTCAACACTTTGATTTGCATGGATTACATGGACGACTCGCAAGTCAGGTACCTAAACGAGTCCCTGCTAAACATTAAAGTCAACGCGAGGGGGGAGCAAATCACTTTCTACTCGATGGAACAAGTGGAGAAAATTGGGGTCATGACGAACATATCGCTTATACCACCAAGAGCTGATTCACTGTACACGATTTCGTTCACATCGGGGACGACAGGTTTACCGAAGGGTGTTGAAATAACGCACCAAATTTTGACCTCAGGAGTTGCTTTTGGGTTGAGTACTTTTAAGATACCCTCTAACAAGAAAGACAAACAGTTGTACGATCTTTGTTTCTTACCGCTAGCTCATATTTTCCAAAGGATGATTGTTGCGTACGATATTTCCCGTGGTGTAGGTCTCGGGTTTTTGAACAAACCGGACCCTACTCTGCTCGTAGAGAACTTAAAGCTCTTGAAACCAGATTCTTTGGCTTTGGTGCCCAGAATACTGACAAGATTCGAAGCTGGGATCAAAAACAATTTATCTCAGTCTACCCTCAGGAACGGCGTCGCGAATAATATCATTGACGCGAAAGCGGCCAGGTTTTCAACGAAAGGTGGCACGGATCACTCCATTATGAACTACTTGGTGTACCACCGTGTACTGATCCAAAAGATAAGGGAGGGACTCGGGCTGAGCAACACGACGTATCTTGTCACTGGGTCGGCGCCTATTTCGAAAGAGACTCTACTTTTCCTTCGCAGTTCTTTAGACACCGGTGTGAGGCAAGGGTACGGTCTAACCGAGTCATTCGCGGGGATCTGTCTGAGTGAGCCCTTCGAAAGGGATGCTGGGTCCTGTGGTGCTATTGGGATCACTGCTGAGTGCAGGCTGAGGGATGTCCCCGAGTTGAACTACTACGCGAAGAGGGACTTGAAGGGAGAGCTGTTGCTCCGTGGTCCGCAgatcttttccaagtactacaagaacgaggaggaaacgGCGAAGGCCGTTGACGAGCACAACTGGTTTGCCACTGGTGATGTTGGTTTCATTGATCCGAAGGGGAGGTTGCACATCATTGATCGTGTcaagaatttcttcaagttggcACACGGCGAGTACATTGCGCCGGAGAAAATCGAGAACTTGTACTTGTCCGTGTGCCCCTACATCACACAAATATTTGTGTACGGTGACACTTTGCAGAACTATCTGGTTGGTGTACTGAGTATTGATGTGGACAGCGTGCGGGATTTTTTGGGGAACAGTAACCCTCAAATCAAATCTTGGGAGGTAGAGACTTTGGTGaacaaactgaacaaagaTGTGACTCTGCGGAAGTCTCTGTTGAACTCGGTCAACAGTTGCATGGAAGGGTTGCAAGGGTTTGAGAAACTGCACAACATCTACATTGGTGTGGACCTTTTGAGCGTCGAGAACGGGACCGTGACTCCGACCTTGAAGATCAAGCGGGTTCAAGCGACCGCACACTTCAAGCGGGAACTTGAACGGATGTACGAGGAGGGTTCGATAATTAAGACGAGCAAACTATGA
- the KNAG0L01000 gene encoding uncharacterized protein (similar to Saccharomyces cerevisiae YOL036W and YIR016W; ancestral locus Anc_7.121), which yields MRSRRRRRRLHSSLAVHSLLTLPPTIPMDSITDTGTSTTPLSGDTVVATPGAKARDPQGTLAAGASREELALLPPLPTGEELELQSPVDAVAVDPLAEDAAVLDSPETSQHGIVETVATRPKPMAKMPTPPVTEAAFLDEANISLDLSRALEMPEASSTTRAAITPPPRVSSALSAETAETGVLQVDAPQATVAPSHFPASLLGTAPLSRSRSNSTDLASIYNLPERKSLDRKLSGSRKYHHHHHREEKVGCPPQGPESKPASPPTLQESPQHPAKRMGLLRRTSSALLRKNPSRLLNRGAPAASVTTNTATTTTNSSSASSSTPSSPLIRNVSAFDDTLAEMQKPTRPGLRTRISSSSTRIASLGSATTAPSPVSRKTSLSTKMRKGISRVFSSGELPTAGPQATQRLAGRTSLGSLRSLQNSDETSSMGSSGGDTIIIHKKAPRQEHPVTPTDSQDILKLGHSAPVIYIRNTGVHVAGIAQESKLAVDAGQVGPQGYVEILRDTARAEERRLSLVERKFRESGWCSTRELEDLREKKEAVARLWRDRINEYRTSLESEAQ from the coding sequence ATGCGTTcaagacgaagacgaagaagactTCACTCCTCACTCGCTGTTCACAGTCTACTAACCCTCCCACCCACGATACCAATGGACTCAATCACAGATACAGGTACGAGCACGACGCCGCTTTCAGGAGACACGGTCGTTGCGACGCCCGGAGCCAAAGCGAGGGATCCACAGGGTACACTCGCCGCTGGGGCCAGTCGCGAGGAACTCGCGTTGCTGCCGCCTCTCCCCACGGGGGAAGAGCTCGAGTTGCAAAGTCCCGTGGACGCGGTGGCGGTGGACCCGCTCGCTGAGGATGCGGCGGTCTTGGACTCGCCAGAGACGTCACAACATGGGATCGTGGAGACCGTTGCAACGAGGCCTAAACCGATGGCGAAGATGCCAACACCCCCAGTCACTGAAGCTGCGTTTCTCGACGAGGCCAACATCTCTCTGGACCTTTCAAGGGCGCTAGAGATGCCCGAGGCAAGCTCTACGACTCGTGCGGCGATAACACCGCCGCCTAGAGTATCCAGCGCTCTCTCGGCAGAGACTGCAGAGACAGGGGTGCTCCAAGTGGACGCACCGCAGGCGACCGTGGCACCATCACACTTCCCAGCGAGCCTGCTGGGCACCGCACCGCTCTCAAGATCCAGAAGCAACTCAACAGACCTCGCGTCCATCTACAACCTCCCAGAACGCAAATCGCTAGACAGGAAACTGTCAGGGTCTCGCAagtaccaccaccatcaccatcGCGAAGAGAAAGTAGGGTGCCCACCACAGGGACCAGAGAGCAAACCCGCGTCACCACCAACTTTGCAAGAGAGTCCACAACACCCGGCGAAGCGAATGGGGCTCCTCAGAAGAACCTCCAGCGCTTTGCTCAGAAAGAACCCATCCCGCTTGCTAAACAGAGGAGCACCCGCAGCTTCCGTGACCACTAATACAGcgaccaccaccacaaaCTCGTCCTCTGCGTCGTCCTCCACACCGTCCTCACCACTAATACGGAACGTCTCTGCCTTCGACGACACACTGGCGGAGATGCAGAAACCAACACGCCCAGGGCTCAGAACCCGTATCTCTTCGTCCTCCACGAGGATTGCAAGTCTCGGGTCTGCAACAACGGCCCCATCACCGGTATCCCGGAAGACCTCCCTCAGTACCAAGATGCGCAAGGGTATATCCCGCGTGTTCAGCTCCGGAGAACTCCCCACCGCGGGTCCCCAGGCTACACAACGACTCGCGGGGCGCACATCATTAGGGAGCCTCCGCAGCTTGCAGAACTCGGACGAAACCAGTTCAATGGGCAGTTCAGGTGGGGATACCATTATCATACACAAGAAAGCTCCACGACAAGAACACCCTGTGACCCCCACAGACAGCCAGGATATACTCAAGCTCGGCCACTCTGCCCCAGTGATATATATACGGAACACTGGCGTGCACGTCGCTGGCATCGCACAGGAATCGAAGCTGGCAGTCGACGCAGGGCAAGTGGGACCCCAAGGGTACGTCGAGATACTGCGGGACACGGCGCGTGCGGAGGAACGACGACTGTCGCTCGTAGAGCGGAAATTTAGAGAGTCCGGATGGTGCTCCACAAGGGAACTAGAGGACCTCagggagaagaaagaggcAGTCGCGAGACTCTGGAGAGACAGGATCAACGAGTACAGAACGAGCCTCGAATCGGAAGCGCAATGA
- the PRE6 gene encoding proteasome core particle subunit alpha 4 (similar to Saccharomyces cerevisiae PRE6 (YOL038W); ancestral locus Anc_7.120): MSGYDRALSIFSPDGHIFQVEYALEAVRRGTCAVGVKGPRCVVLGCERRSTLKLQDPRTTPSKVALVDTHVALSFAGLSADARVLIERARTEAQSHRLTLEDPVSVEYMARYIAGIQQKYTQSGGVRPFGVSTLVAGFDSGDDTPRLYHTEPSGIYSAWTAQTIGRNAKTVREFLEKNYAGESTTAGEKSGESAEASAGASAEASTPGPSSVEECVRLTVRSLLEVVQTGAKNIEITVIEPDNKITALSNEQIAAHVEEIEREKQA; encoded by the coding sequence ATGAGTGGGTACGACAGGGCACTGAGCATATTCTCGCCCGACGGACACATCTTCCAAGTCGAGTATGCGCTGGAGGCCGTGAGGCGTGGGACTTGTGCCGTCGGGGTGAAGGGCCCCCGGTGTGTTGTGCTAGGTTGTGAGCGGCGGTCGACTCTGAAGTTGCAGGACCCGAGAACGACGCCGTCGAAGGTCGCGCTCGTGGACACGCACGTCGCGTTGTCCTTTGCTGGGCTGTCTGCGGATGCGCGTGTCTTAATTGAGAGGGCAAGGACGGAGGCGCAATCGCACAGATTGACGCTGGAGGATCCTGTGTCCGTGGAGTACATGGCGAGGTACATTGCTGGGATCCAGCAGAAGTACACGCAATCGGGTGGTGTGAGGCCCTTCGGGGTGTCGACTCTCGTCGCAGGGTTCGACAGTGGCGACGATACTCCGAGACTGTACCACACGGAACCAAGTGGGATATACTCCGCGTGGACTGCACAGACGATTGGGAGGAACGCCAAGACCGTGAGAGAGTTCCTGGAGAAGAACTACGCTGGGGAATCGACTACTGCGGGGGAGAAATCCGGGGAGTCCGCAGAGGCCAGCGCAGGGGCCAGCGCAGAGGCCAGCACGCCGGGGCCATCCTCTGTGGAGGAGTGTGTGAGACTCACCGTCAGGTCTCTGCTAGAGGTAGTCCAAACTGGTGCCAAGAACATTGAGATTACCGTTATTGAGCCGGACAACAAGATCACTGCGCTGTCAAACGAACAGATCGCCGCGCACGTCGAGGAGATCGAGCGGGAGAAGCAGGCGTGA